In the genome of Polaribacter atrinae, one region contains:
- a CDS encoding M1 family metallopeptidase, with the protein MLTSCKVIKDTTYVAKETYWQQHVDYTMDVDVDVNNYQYKGKQTLVYTNNSPDDLNKVFYHLYFNAFQPGSQMDVRSLNIKDPDRRVRDRISKLQPNEIGYIKVGSLKQNGVEVSHETVGTVLEVQLNKPIKSGETVTLEMDFDAQVPVQIRRSGRNSSEGVALSMSQWYPKLAEYDFQGWHTPPYIAREFQGVWGDFDVTIHIDKNYTVGGTGYLQNPQEIGHGYQDDSKDLNLPKGDKLSWNFKAPNVHDFMWAADPEYIHDVLKMENGIDLHFLYKKTLEAEYLKNWKDLQPKTAELMTYFSEQVGQYPYKQYSVIQGGDGGMEYAMSTLITGKRKFGSLFGVTAHEMAHTWFQFLLASNESLHPWMDEGFTSYISNKAENLILDEGKENPHAGSYRGYRSIVTKGYEESLSTHADRYHTNWAYSTASYSKGNIFLSQLEYVIGKENVANGLKKYFNDFSFKHPTPNDIKRSMEKTAGLDLSWYLNEWTQTTHTIDYGVKSVDNNTITLERVGQMPMPMDVDVTYVDGTSESFNIPLEMMRGSKPTTATILKDWGWAMPTYSFTVSKTVKSVTIDKSGLMADINLENNVLEVK; encoded by the coding sequence ATGTTAACCTCTTGTAAGGTTATAAAAGATACAACGTATGTGGCTAAAGAAACTTATTGGCAACAACATGTAGACTATACAATGGATGTTGATGTAGATGTAAACAACTATCAATACAAAGGAAAGCAGACGTTAGTTTATACAAACAATTCTCCTGACGATTTAAATAAAGTATTTTATCACTTATACTTTAATGCGTTTCAACCTGGTTCTCAAATGGATGTGAGATCGTTAAATATTAAAGATCCAGATAGAAGAGTTAGAGACAGAATTAGCAAATTACAGCCTAATGAAATTGGGTATATTAAAGTTGGTTCTTTAAAGCAAAACGGCGTAGAAGTTTCTCATGAAACTGTAGGAACTGTTTTAGAAGTTCAGTTAAATAAGCCAATTAAATCTGGTGAAACAGTTACTTTAGAAATGGATTTCGATGCTCAGGTGCCTGTTCAAATTCGTCGTTCTGGTAGAAATAGTAGCGAAGGTGTTGCTTTGTCTATGTCGCAATGGTATCCTAAATTAGCAGAATACGATTTTCAAGGTTGGCATACGCCTCCATATATTGCAAGAGAGTTTCAAGGTGTTTGGGGAGATTTTGATGTAACCATTCATATTGATAAGAACTATACTGTAGGTGGTACAGGGTATTTACAAAATCCACAAGAAATTGGTCATGGTTACCAAGATGATTCTAAAGATTTAAACTTGCCTAAAGGCGATAAATTATCATGGAATTTTAAAGCACCAAATGTGCATGATTTTATGTGGGCAGCAGATCCAGAATACATTCACGATGTTTTAAAAATGGAAAACGGAATCGATTTACATTTTTTATATAAGAAAACATTAGAAGCAGAATATTTGAAAAACTGGAAAGATTTACAGCCTAAAACGGCAGAATTAATGACGTATTTTAGTGAGCAAGTTGGTCAATATCCATATAAACAATACTCTGTAATACAAGGTGGAGATGGTGGAATGGAGTATGCAATGTCTACTTTAATTACAGGAAAACGTAAATTTGGTAGTCTTTTTGGAGTTACAGCACACGAGATGGCACACACTTGGTTTCAGTTCTTATTAGCATCAAACGAAAGTTTACATCCTTGGATGGATGAAGGTTTTACTTCTTATATTTCTAATAAAGCAGAAAACTTAATTTTAGATGAAGGTAAAGAAAACCCACATGCAGGTTCTTACAGAGGTTATAGATCTATTGTTACAAAAGGGTATGAAGAATCGTTATCTACACATGCAGACAGATACCATACAAATTGGGCGTACAGTACTGCAAGTTATTCTAAAGGAAATATTTTCTTAAGTCAATTAGAATATGTTATTGGTAAAGAGAATGTAGCAAACGGATTAAAGAAATATTTTAACGATTTCAGTTTTAAACATCCAACACCAAATGACATTAAACGATCTATGGAAAAAACTGCAGGATTGGATTTAAGTTGGTATTTAAACGAATGGACACAAACTACACATACCATAGATTATGGTGTAAAATCTGTAGATAACAATACAATTACATTAGAAAGAGTTGGGCAAATGCCAATGCCAATGGATGTTGATGTAACTTATGTTGATGGAACTTCAGAAAGTTTTAACATTCCATTAGAAATGATGAGAGGTAGTAAGCCAACAACAGCAACCATTTTAAAAGATTGGGGTTGGGCAATGCCAACATATTCTTTTACAGTTTCTAAAACTGTAAAATCTGTTACTATTGATAAAAGCGGATTAATGGCTGATATTAATTTAGAGAATAATGTTCTAGAAGTGAAGTAA
- a CDS encoding T9SS type A sorting domain-containing protein has translation MPVTYDDSNNLLGFTVDGATYSTGVNDATLTANNITYTTGNFVSFPMPASIDYKSEELIGIGTNWGGVSQNNNATDYIKTFNPIVPSHFVRDGSNGLELATNFFNIESQVIIYDAIVINQAVSINDAMPDIIVTQTGAPGNTDKFKFIDSAGVIVGSEINVTFGNVAIVGGTDWTIYRVNPATGLVKNTFGIDTYRDLRVLSIKLSDFGLTTSNFNQVTNFVHTTSGSTDIAFTAYNYDAIKILLPATDLEVSNSMISADDFCAPTTATFTTTITNKSATELSKDFEVDFTIPVGMTATSNSAVFSEAGVSPLSASFNNTNNTWTIDNLSVGESVTLTVNTSVSTASFPISFTATATGLFQPDSDPSNNTQTISEAGEDNDCDGVKDTDDLDDDNDGILDSDEGTGDFDGDGIANYLDLDSDGDGCPDALEATGTVKQTDLDANFVIIGAVNVQGIPTLTEAGAGVGQDIGDSQNGSVLACDTTDTDLDGIIDIIDLDDDNDGILDTAENAYSGNPIADTNKNGIIDYKDPALSGFVDSNSDNIDDRYDIDLDGIIDQFDTDSDGDGCPDALEGGATFTFADVDGNNRLKGDVDEKGIPVVASSNGQLLGSSQDNLIQDQSCSLLPVIISQVYQTASGNAIELTNIGTTTVTNISLVLFKDLGIASASAIMPTADLTIASIPAGGSVVIKSVASIPGVTFINSPTELTDASITDLADGDDTIILSKTINASAWENRYDVVKNISNETSLVRIDEITKANTSFTVSEWISFIDDAIAVVGDAEPIPAIVRHANAPLLSEVKTPINETNCGLGLHRISPTIRTGAAWSNGFPDKSRNVIVRETYTHATGSLNARILDVQDSNVLSVSDNALIVLNNTNINVKAQIRILGTAQFIQVHDGKSAVTGNGKLLISQKSKVPNVFRYNYWSSPVVEFIGGNTYRVSEIMKDTGGDLSANSTITDINFVGGYDGASTSPIQISSYWIWAYFNSAGNNDWVQLKEEGYLSKGLGYIMKSTGLNPQYFTFYGSPVDGDISFNLSANTNSLIGNPYAGTLDGKAFILNNEDTIDGTLYFWEHSGEASDQGHTKAGYEGGYAQLTFSMATAATSVVGTNGLTDSYTYTTPSRYVALGQGFFVFSDTDGGTINFNNKQRSYQTVEPYFFKGQEKKTTNSSLPILKLGMDFTNKDYLKLHRQIGISFNENHSYGFDYGYESVMIDVQSSDVYWDFDEMDHKKLAIAGVEGINEALKVPLTILVDSNEPLFIRIDELENIDRKIYLFDALENTTRELKTDEVVELPLSKGVYENRFFITFNESKVLSVTDEVLESNLKVYMDNDSNKISIVNKSSFTIENVAVFNVLGQRVKNWSLNVLDEKIDLEVGELSASVYIVHVKTNKGTFSRKMLKK, from the coding sequence GTGCCTGTAACTTATGATGATTCTAATAATTTATTAGGATTTACAGTAGATGGTGCTACATATTCTACCGGTGTTAATGATGCAACTTTAACAGCTAATAATATAACATATACTACTGGTAATTTTGTTTCATTTCCAATGCCTGCTTCTATTGATTATAAATCGGAAGAATTAATTGGTATTGGAACTAATTGGGGAGGAGTTTCGCAAAACAATAATGCAACAGATTATATAAAAACGTTTAACCCTATTGTTCCTTCTCATTTTGTAAGAGATGGTAGTAATGGTTTAGAGTTAGCAACAAATTTTTTTAATATAGAAAGTCAAGTAATCATATACGATGCTATTGTAATAAATCAGGCAGTAAGTATTAATGATGCGATGCCAGATATTATTGTAACTCAGACAGGAGCTCCTGGAAATACAGATAAGTTTAAATTTATAGATAGTGCAGGTGTTATAGTAGGGTCGGAAATCAACGTTACTTTTGGAAATGTAGCTATTGTAGGAGGAACAGATTGGACTATTTATAGAGTAAATCCTGCTACAGGGTTGGTTAAAAATACATTTGGTATAGACACCTATAGAGACCTAAGGGTTCTTTCTATAAAGTTAAGTGATTTTGGTCTTACAACTAGTAATTTTAACCAAGTAACTAATTTTGTACATACTACTTCTGGTAGTACAGATATTGCTTTTACGGCTTATAATTATGATGCCATAAAAATACTACTGCCGGCAACTGATTTAGAAGTGTCTAATTCAATGATTTCTGCAGATGATTTTTGTGCGCCTACTACGGCTACTTTTACAACAACGATAACTAATAAATCTGCTACCGAATTATCAAAAGATTTTGAGGTAGATTTTACAATTCCAGTTGGTATGACAGCAACTAGTAATTCTGCAGTTTTTTCCGAAGCAGGTGTTTCTCCTTTATCAGCAAGTTTTAATAATACGAATAATACCTGGACTATTGATAATTTATCAGTAGGAGAAAGTGTAACGCTAACAGTTAATACATCCGTAAGTACGGCTTCATTTCCTATCAGTTTTACAGCTACAGCAACCGGATTGTTTCAACCAGATAGTGACCCAAGTAATAACACACAAACAATATCTGAAGCAGGAGAAGATAATGATTGTGATGGTGTAAAAGATACGGATGATTTAGATGATGATAATGATGGGATTTTAGATTCTGATGAAGGAACTGGAGATTTTGATGGAGACGGAATTGCTAATTATTTAGATTTAGATAGTGATGGAGATGGTTGTCCAGATGCTTTAGAAGCAACAGGTACTGTTAAGCAAACGGATTTAGATGCTAATTTTGTAATTATTGGAGCTGTAAATGTACAGGGAATACCAACTTTAACAGAAGCTGGTGCTGGAGTAGGACAAGATATTGGTGATAGCCAAAATGGAAGTGTTTTAGCTTGTGATACTACTGATACTGATTTAGATGGAATAATTGATATTATTGATTTAGATGACGATAATGATGGAATTTTAGATACTGCAGAAAATGCATATAGCGGAAACCCGATTGCAGATACAAATAAAAACGGAATTATAGATTACAAAGACCCAGCTCTTAGTGGTTTTGTAGATTCTAATTCAGATAATATAGATGATCGGTATGATATTGATTTAGATGGAATCATAGATCAGTTTGATACAGATAGTGATGGAGATGGCTGTCCGGATGCTTTAGAAGGTGGTGCAACTTTTACTTTTGCAGATGTAGATGGTAATAATCGATTAAAAGGGGATGTAGATGAAAAAGGTATTCCTGTAGTAGCTAGTAGTAATGGTCAATTATTAGGGAGTAGTCAAGATAATTTAATACAAGACCAAAGCTGTAGTTTGTTACCGGTAATTATTAGTCAAGTGTATCAAACGGCGTCGGGTAACGCAATAGAATTAACAAATATTGGAACAACAACTGTAACTAATATCAGTTTAGTTTTATTTAAAGATTTAGGTATTGCTTCTGCAAGTGCTATTATGCCTACGGCGGATTTAACAATAGCAAGCATACCTGCAGGTGGTTCTGTTGTTATAAAATCTGTTGCATCAATTCCGGGAGTTACTTTTATAAATAGTCCTACCGAATTAACAGATGCTAGTATTACGGATTTAGCAGATGGAGACGATACTATAATTCTTTCAAAAACCATAAATGCTTCTGCATGGGAAAATAGATATGATGTTGTAAAAAATATTAGTAATGAAACTTCTCTGGTTCGTATCGATGAAATAACCAAAGCAAATACTTCTTTTACGGTATCAGAATGGATTTCTTTTATAGATGATGCTATAGCTGTTGTTGGAGATGCAGAGCCAATTCCTGCAATTGTAAGACATGCAAATGCGCCACTTTTATCAGAAGTAAAAACACCAATTAATGAAACAAATTGTGGTTTAGGTTTGCATAGAATAAGTCCAACTATTCGTACAGGAGCTGCGTGGAGTAACGGTTTTCCGGATAAGTCTAGAAATGTAATTGTAAGAGAAACGTATACACATGCTACAGGTAGTTTAAATGCAAGAATCTTAGATGTGCAAGATAGTAATGTGTTAAGTGTGAGTGATAATGCGTTAATTGTGTTAAACAATACTAATATTAATGTGAAAGCGCAAATTAGAATTTTAGGAACTGCACAGTTTATTCAGGTACACGATGGTAAAAGTGCGGTTACCGGTAATGGAAAATTATTAATAAGCCAAAAAAGTAAGGTTCCTAATGTGTTTAGATACAACTATTGGTCGTCTCCAGTTGTAGAATTTATTGGTGGTAATACGTATAGAGTATCAGAAATAATGAAAGATACAGGAGGAGACCTTTCTGCAAATTCTACAATTACAGATATTAATTTTGTAGGTGGTTATGATGGTGCTTCTACTAGTCCTATACAAATATCTAGTTATTGGATTTGGGCTTATTTTAATAGTGCCGGAAATAATGATTGGGTACAATTAAAAGAAGAAGGTTACTTGTCTAAAGGTTTAGGGTATATTATGAAAAGTACAGGTCTTAATCCACAATATTTTACGTTTTATGGAAGTCCGGTTGATGGAGATATTTCATTTAATTTATCAGCAAATACAAATAGTCTTATTGGAAACCCATATGCAGGTACTTTAGATGGAAAAGCATTTATTTTAAATAATGAAGACACTATTGATGGGACGCTTTATTTTTGGGAACATTCTGGTGAAGCATCAGATCAAGGGCACACAAAAGCGGGTTATGAAGGAGGTTATGCTCAATTAACTTTTTCTATGGCAACAGCTGCTACAAGTGTTGTTGGTACAAACGGATTAACAGATTCTTACACGTATACTACTCCATCAAGGTATGTTGCTTTAGGTCAGGGATTTTTTGTGTTTTCAGATACAGACGGAGGAACCATTAATTTTAATAACAAGCAAAGAAGTTATCAAACAGTAGAACCTTATTTTTTTAAAGGACAAGAGAAGAAAACAACTAATAGTTCGCTTCCTATTTTAAAGTTAGGTATGGATTTTACAAATAAAGACTATCTAAAGCTTCATAGGCAAATAGGAATTTCATTTAATGAAAATCATTCTTATGGTTTTGATTATGGTTACGAAAGTGTAATGATAGATGTTCAATCGTCTGATGTTTATTGGGATTTTGATGAAATGGATCATAAGAAATTAGCTATTGCAGGAGTTGAGGGGATTAATGAAGCTTTAAAAGTTCCACTTACAATTCTTGTAGATTCTAATGAACCTCTTTTTATCCGAATAGATGAATTAGAAAATATTGACCGTAAAATTTATTTATTTGATGCTTTAGAAAATACAACTAGAGAATTAAAAACTGATGAGGTAGTTGAATTACCATTGTCAAAAGGAGTTTATGAAAACAGATTTTTTATCACTTTTAATGAATCTAAAGTATTATCTGTAACGGATGAGGTTTTAGAATCTAATTTAAAGGTTTATATGGATAATGATTCGAATAAAATATCAATAGTTAATAAAAGCAGTTTTACTATAGAAAACGTTGCGGTTTTTAATGTATTAGGTCAGAGAGTTAAAAATTGGAGTCTAAATGTATTAGATGAAAAAATTGACTTAGAAGTAGGTGAATTATCAGCCTCTGTGTATATCGTACACGTAAAAACAAACAAAGGAACATTTTCTCGTAAAATGTTAAAAAAATAA
- the ruvB gene encoding Holliday junction branch migration DNA helicase RuvB yields the protein MNENLNPENNNLSNEDLDVEKKLRPLSFDDFTGQDQAIDNLKIFVEAANQRGEALDHTLFHGPPGLGKTTLAHILANELEVGIKVTSGPVLDKPGDLAGLLTNLDERDVLFIDEIHRLSPIVEEYLYSAMEDYKIDIMIESGPNARTVQINLEPFTLIGATTRSGLLTAPMRARFGISSRLHYYKTDLLTTIIQRSAFILGVPISMESAIEIAGRSRGTPRIANALLRRVRDFAQIKGNGKITIDIAKFALKALNVDAHGLDEMDNKILMTIIDKFKGGPVGLSTIATAVSENTETIEEVYEPFLIQQGFIMRTPRGREVTDLAYKHLGRVKGKSQGELF from the coding sequence ATGAATGAAAACTTAAATCCTGAAAACAACAATTTATCGAACGAAGATTTAGATGTAGAAAAAAAATTACGTCCGCTTTCTTTTGATGATTTCACAGGACAAGATCAAGCCATAGATAACCTAAAAATATTTGTTGAAGCAGCAAATCAAAGAGGAGAAGCTTTAGATCACACATTGTTTCATGGACCTCCTGGTTTAGGAAAAACAACCTTGGCGCATATTTTAGCCAACGAATTAGAAGTAGGTATAAAGGTTACTTCTGGTCCTGTTTTAGACAAGCCAGGAGATTTAGCGGGTTTGTTAACAAATCTAGATGAGCGAGATGTTTTATTTATTGATGAAATTCATAGATTAAGTCCTATTGTAGAAGAATATTTATACTCTGCAATGGAAGATTATAAAATTGATATTATGATAGAATCTGGCCCCAATGCCAGAACAGTTCAAATAAATTTAGAACCTTTTACTTTAATTGGAGCAACAACCAGATCTGGGTTGTTAACTGCACCAATGAGAGCTCGTTTTGGAATAAGTAGTAGGTTACATTATTACAAAACAGATTTATTAACTACAATTATTCAAAGAAGTGCATTTATTTTGGGAGTTCCTATTTCTATGGAATCTGCAATTGAAATTGCAGGAAGAAGTAGAGGTACACCAAGAATTGCAAATGCCTTATTAAGAAGAGTTAGAGATTTTGCTCAAATAAAAGGAAATGGAAAAATTACTATAGATATTGCAAAATTTGCGTTAAAGGCATTAAATGTAGATGCTCATGGTTTAGATGAAATGGATAATAAAATTCTAATGACTATTATCGATAAATTTAAAGGAGGACCTGTAGGTTTAAGCACTATTGCAACTGCAGTTTCTGAAAACACAGAAACGATTGAAGAGGTGTACGAACCTTTTTTAATTCAGCAAGGATTTATCATGAGAACTCCTAGAGGAAGAGAAGTAACCGATTTAGCGTACAAACATTTAGGACGCGTAAAAGGGAAAAGTCAAGGAGAATTGTTTTAG